The following are encoded in a window of Thunnus albacares chromosome 9, fThuAlb1.1, whole genome shotgun sequence genomic DNA:
- the mef2b gene encoding myocyte-specific enhancer factor 2B translates to MGRKKIQISRILDQRNRQVTFTKRKFGLMKKAYELSVLCDCEIALIIFNSTNRLFQYASTDMDKVLLKYTEYSEPHESRTNTDILETLRRKGLGLDSSELDSEESMQVAPDKYPLSEGMDLSLARQRFCAPSLLSPEAQFLVSAGCENGFPNSSGSSMAPHRPPGFKTLSRPGSASPAAPHTHTAFMSPHSGIGYSVFSHGNLNRALDMKSPPPLNLGSENLRGEAANQGMGATRANHNSARGLLYQGLHSSSSMVAMGKAGLLGHSLGGYGLPSPGASEYSQPGFYHSVSLQRGAVNPWQPVQPLQEPHGPHISPGMSSGGCSFPSQSCSSSSPHLSSLNLNIKSERSSPEHMSSPSSPPLHHLRQHSPMSNPDSARHTPPESRPANETKEFPKAGYLQDEEEGGQALRQLEISDGWQR, encoded by the exons GTGACTTTTACCAAGCGCAAGTTTGGTCTGATGAAGAAAGCTTATGAGCTGAGCGTGCTATGTGACTGTGAGATCGCCCTCATCATCTTCAACAGCACCAACCGTCTGTTCCAGTATGCCAGCACAGACATGGACAAAGTGTTGCTGAAATACACAGAGTACAGCGAGCCGCACGAGAGTCGTACTAACACAGACATACTGGAG ACTCTGCGTAGGAAAGGCCTCGGTCTCGACAGCTCAGAGCTCGACAGTGAAGAAAGCATGCAGGTGGCTCCAGACAAATATCCTCTCAGCGAGGGCATGGATCTCTCTTTGGCTCGCCAGCGCTTCTGC GCTCCATCCCTGCTGTCACCGGAGGCCCAGTTCCTGGTGTCTGCAGGCTGCGAGAACGGCTTCCCCAACTCCTCTGGATCCAGCATGGCCCCCCACAGACCCCCGGGCTTTAAAACTCTGTCCAGACCCGGCTCTGCCAGCCctgctgcaccacacacacacaccgccttCATGTCTCCACACTCAG GCATTGGCTACTCCGTGTTCTCCCACGGCAACCTGAACCGAGCTCTTGACATGAAAAGCCCTCCTCCCCTGAACCTGGGCAGTGAGAACCTGCGGGGAGAGGCTGCTAATCAGGGCATGGGGGCCACACGTGCTAACCACAACTCTGCT AGAGGTCTCTTGTACCAGGGTCtgcacagcagcagctccatGGTGGCTATGGGCAAGGCAGGGCTGCTGGGCCACAGTTTGGGAGGCTACGGCCTCCCTTCCCCTGGAGCCTCTG AATACAGCCAACCTGGTTTTTATCACTCTGTTAGTCTACAACGAGGAGCAGTGAACCCCTGGCAACCAGTGCAGCCACTTCAGGAGCCCCACGGGCCTCATATAAGCCCAGG GATGTCCAGTGGAGGGTGCTCCTTCCCCTCTCAGTCTTGCTCCTCATCATCTCCACATCTTTCCTCCCTCAACCTCAACATCAAATCGGAGCGTAGCTCTCCTGAGCACATGTCCTcgccctcctcccctcctctacACCACCTCAGGCAGCATTCTCCAATGAGCAACCCCGATTCGGCTCGCCATACCCCTCCGGAATCCCGTCCGGCCAATGAGACGAAGGAGTTTCCCAAAGCCGGCTACCTTCAAGACGAAGAGGAAGGAGGGCAGGCGCTCAGGCAGTTAGAGATAAGTGACGGGTGGCAGAGATAG